The following coding sequences lie in one Sphingomonas sp. M1-B02 genomic window:
- a CDS encoding ABC transporter substrate-binding protein — MSLLLPALSKALRTGPVLLCLLAAACADQPPRGGGIVSTNPCADAMLVELVPHDRIASISHYSADPAATSIDLALARRFRTNAGTAEEIIAMRPDLVVASAFTSPSTREAFARAGMKTLYLDSPVTIDASKKQVRELAAAVGAIAAGQAMIARIDHALAATSPSGPQVPALLWIGGNLVSGGGTLLHEMMVKAGFSDHAAHYGLQNTGYLPIEHVLIDPPRVMLVPDAAGRDADSRAAQMRAWAIARSNAKVHQAHFPRSLANCGGPVIAKAMTRLAEVRREVGE; from the coding sequence GTGTCGTTGCTGCTGCCTGCCCTTTCGAAAGCGCTGCGCACGGGGCCCGTCTTGCTGTGCCTGCTGGCGGCGGCGTGCGCCGACCAGCCGCCGCGCGGGGGCGGCATCGTCTCGACCAACCCCTGCGCCGACGCGATGCTTGTCGAATTGGTGCCGCACGATCGGATCGCGTCGATCAGCCATTATTCGGCCGATCCCGCCGCGACCTCGATCGACCTGGCGCTGGCCCGCCGCTTCCGCACCAATGCGGGGACTGCGGAGGAGATCATCGCAATGCGGCCCGATCTGGTGGTCGCGAGCGCCTTCACGTCCCCCTCGACGCGCGAGGCCTTCGCGCGGGCCGGGATGAAGACCCTGTATCTCGATTCCCCCGTGACGATCGACGCCAGCAAGAAGCAGGTCCGCGAACTCGCCGCGGCGGTGGGTGCGATCGCCGCGGGCCAGGCGATGATCGCGCGGATCGATCACGCCTTGGCAGCAACATCGCCCTCGGGGCCGCAGGTCCCTGCCCTCCTGTGGATCGGCGGCAACCTCGTCTCGGGGGGCGGCACCTTGCTGCACGAGATGATGGTCAAGGCCGGTTTCTCGGACCATGCCGCGCATTATGGGCTTCAGAATACCGGCTATCTGCCGATCGAGCATGTCCTGATCGATCCGCCGCGGGTAATGCTGGTGCCCGATGCCGCCGGGCGCGACGCCGATTCGCGCGCGGCGCAGATGCGGGCCTGGGCGATCGCGCGCAGCAATGCCAAGGTCCACCAGGCGCACTTCCCGCGCAGCCTTGCCAATTGCGGAGGACCGGTGATCGCCAAGGCCATGACGAGGCTTGCCGAAGTCCGGCGCGAGGTGGGAGAGTGA
- a CDS encoding alkaline phosphatase family protein, with protein sequence MKLAFSLAAGLALLAATPAVAQEVPAAAPRPAPKLLVVISVDQLSADLFAEYRGQFSGGFARLLSGGVFPSGYQSHAATETCPGHSTILTGARPSRSGIVANDWTDLGAERADKTIYCAEDESIAGSSSSKYTVSDVHLKVPTLGEWMKAVNPATRVVSVAGKDRAAVMMGGHKVDELWWWDGKQLASYAGRAEPAPVTQMKAGIAARIAQAQEPMEMPPFCQARSRAIAVTPTMRIGDGRFARAAGDARAFRASPEFDESILALGAGLADAMKLGQGPQTDLLIVGASATDYIGHSLGTEGSEMCLQMFALDRSLGKLFASLDESGVDYAVALTADHGGNDMPERQRDHAAPDAQRVDRTFSAGAIGKEIAARMGRADPVLVGGTFGDVYIDRTLTKAQRAAVQAEAIQRFGAHPQVYGVYTAAQIQAAPAPKGPPETWSMLDRAKASYFPGRSGDLVVALRPRVTPIPVPGPGYVATHGSFWDYDRRVPILFWRKGMTGFEQPLSVETVDIAPTLAGLIGLKVPVVIDGRCLDLDAGPGTTCG encoded by the coding sequence ATGAAGCTAGCATTTTCCCTCGCGGCCGGATTGGCGCTGCTCGCGGCCACCCCGGCCGTTGCGCAGGAAGTCCCCGCGGCGGCCCCGCGGCCCGCGCCCAAGCTGCTCGTGGTGATCTCTGTCGACCAGCTCTCCGCCGATCTGTTCGCCGAATATCGCGGCCAGTTCAGCGGCGGCTTCGCACGGCTGCTGAGCGGCGGGGTGTTCCCCTCGGGCTATCAGAGCCACGCCGCGACCGAGACCTGCCCCGGCCATTCGACGATCCTGACCGGCGCGCGCCCCTCGCGCAGCGGCATCGTCGCCAACGACTGGACCGATCTCGGCGCGGAGCGTGCGGACAAGACCATTTACTGCGCCGAGGATGAGAGCATCGCCGGCAGCAGCTCTTCCAAATATACCGTCTCGGACGTGCATCTGAAGGTGCCGACACTCGGCGAATGGATGAAGGCGGTGAACCCGGCCACCCGCGTCGTATCGGTCGCGGGCAAGGATCGCGCCGCGGTGATGATGGGCGGCCACAAGGTCGACGAGCTCTGGTGGTGGGACGGCAAGCAGCTGGCCTCCTACGCCGGCCGCGCCGAGCCTGCCCCGGTCACGCAGATGAAGGCGGGCATCGCCGCGCGGATCGCGCAGGCGCAGGAACCGATGGAGATGCCGCCTTTCTGCCAGGCGCGCAGCCGGGCGATCGCAGTGACCCCGACGATGCGGATCGGCGACGGCCGCTTCGCCCGCGCCGCAGGCGACGCGCGCGCCTTCCGCGCCTCGCCCGAATTCGACGAATCGATCCTGGCGCTCGGCGCCGGGCTCGCCGACGCGATGAAGCTGGGGCAGGGGCCGCAGACCGATCTGCTCATCGTCGGCGCCTCGGCCACCGATTACATCGGCCACAGCCTGGGCACCGAGGGCAGCGAGATGTGCCTCCAGATGTTCGCACTCGATCGTTCGCTTGGCAAATTGTTCGCGTCGCTGGACGAGAGCGGCGTCGATTATGCCGTCGCGCTCACCGCCGATCATGGCGGCAACGACATGCCCGAGCGCCAGCGCGATCATGCTGCCCCCGATGCCCAGCGCGTCGACCGCACCTTCAGTGCCGGCGCGATCGGCAAGGAGATCGCCGCGCGGATGGGCCGCGCCGATCCGGTGCTGGTCGGCGGCACGTTCGGCGACGTCTATATCGATCGCACGCTGACGAAGGCGCAGCGCGCCGCGGTGCAGGCCGAGGCGATCCAGCGCTTCGGCGCGCATCCCCAGGTTTACGGCGTCTACACCGCCGCGCAGATCCAGGCCGCGCCCGCGCCCAAGGGCCCGCCCGAGACCTGGTCGATGCTCGATCGCGCCAAGGCGAGCTATTTTCCGGGACGCTCGGGCGATCTGGTGGTGGCGCTGCGCCCGCGGGTGACGCCGATCCCGGTGCCGGGCCCCGGCTATGTCGCGACGCATGGCAGCTTCTGGGATTATGACCGCCGCGTGCCGATCCTGTTCTGGCGCAAGGGGATGACCGGCTTCGAGCAGCCGCTGTCGGTGGAGACGGTCGACATCGCGCCGACGCTGGCGGGGCTGATCGGGCTCAAGGTGCCGGTGGTGATCGACGGGCGGTGCCTGGACCTGGATGCGGGGCCGGGGACGACGTGTGGCTGA
- a CDS encoding acyl-CoA dehydrogenase family protein yields MTQFELTDEQRQIQEMARAFTADAITPHAAEWDEKHIFPRETIRAAAELGFASIYVSEESGGIGLGRLESALIMEAMAYGCPSTSAFISIHNMAAWMIDRFGAQAVKDKYLPSLITMDKLASYCLTEPGSGSDAAALKTRAVKDGDDYLVTGTKQFISGGGENEIYVTMVRTGEEGPKGISCLVIEKDMQGVSFGAQERKLGWHSQPTAQVNLDNVRVPAENLVGAEGEGFRIAMMGLDGGRLNIGACSLGGAQRCLDEAIAYTKDRQQFGKAIADFQNTQFTLADMDTELQAARALLYLAAAKVTANAPDKTRFAAMAKRFATDTGSSVVDRALQLHGGYGYLMDYPIERFWRDLRVHSILEGTNQVMRMIVGRELVRQ; encoded by the coding sequence ATGACCCAGTTCGAACTCACCGACGAGCAGCGCCAGATCCAGGAGATGGCGCGCGCCTTCACCGCCGACGCCATCACCCCGCATGCGGCGGAATGGGACGAAAAGCATATCTTCCCGCGCGAGACGATCCGCGCCGCGGCCGAACTCGGCTTCGCCTCGATCTACGTCTCCGAAGAGAGCGGCGGGATCGGGCTCGGGCGGCTCGAATCGGCGCTGATCATGGAGGCGATGGCCTATGGCTGTCCCTCGACCAGCGCGTTCATCTCGATCCACAACATGGCCGCCTGGATGATCGATCGCTTCGGCGCGCAGGCGGTGAAGGACAAATATCTGCCGTCGCTGATCACCATGGACAAGCTCGCCAGCTATTGCCTGACCGAGCCGGGCTCGGGCTCCGACGCGGCGGCGCTCAAGACGCGCGCGGTGAAGGACGGCGACGACTATCTCGTCACCGGCACCAAGCAGTTCATCTCGGGCGGCGGCGAGAATGAGATCTATGTCACGATGGTCCGCACCGGCGAGGAGGGGCCCAAGGGCATTTCCTGCCTCGTGATCGAGAAGGACATGCAAGGCGTCAGCTTCGGCGCGCAGGAGCGCAAGCTGGGCTGGCATTCGCAGCCCACTGCGCAGGTCAATCTCGACAATGTCCGCGTGCCGGCGGAGAATCTGGTCGGTGCCGAGGGCGAGGGGTTCCGCATCGCGATGATGGGGCTCGACGGCGGCCGGCTGAATATCGGCGCATGCTCGCTGGGCGGCGCGCAACGCTGCCTGGACGAGGCGATCGCCTATACCAAGGATCGCCAGCAGTTCGGCAAGGCCATCGCCGACTTCCAGAATACCCAGTTCACGCTGGCGGACATGGACACCGAGCTCCAGGCGGCGCGCGCCTTGCTCTATCTCGCCGCAGCGAAGGTCACGGCCAATGCGCCGGACAAGACCCGCTTCGCGGCGATGGCCAAGCGCTTCGCGACCGACACCGGCTCGTCGGTGGTCGATCGCGCGCTGCAGCTGCATGGCGGCTATGGCTATCTGATGGACTATCCGATCGAACGCTTCTGGCGCGATCTGCGGGTGCATTCGATTCTTGAGGGGACGAACCAGGTGATGCGGATGATCGTCGGGCGCGAGCTGGTGCGGCAGTGA
- a CDS encoding FecCD family ABC transporter permease codes for MNRPLLLTTLAALVALLFAGSLMAGKAWVPFDAWFSADPRWWIIAELRLPRAILGLAIGAALGLTGAVLQGYLRNPLADPAVVGVSSSAALGAVAAIVLLSASAPLVIFACAMLAACGSMLLLAGLAWRADSAVAFILAGTVLASLSGALTAFLISIAPNPFATAEIIDWIMGSLTDRSFAEVELALPFIAIGCALLLCTGRALDALTLGEDAARSLGVRLARTQLLIVLGTGLAVGASVAVTGVVGFVGLIVPHLLRPLTGARPSALLLPSALGGAALTLAADSLVRLGPGASEIRLGVAMALLGTPFFFVLLLRMRRWAWS; via the coding sequence GTGAACCGCCCGCTCCTCCTCACCACCCTCGCCGCCCTGGTGGCGCTCCTCTTCGCCGGCTCGCTAATGGCGGGCAAGGCGTGGGTTCCCTTTGACGCCTGGTTCTCCGCAGATCCGCGCTGGTGGATCATCGCCGAGCTGCGCCTGCCGCGCGCGATCCTGGGCCTTGCGATCGGCGCGGCGCTGGGGCTGACCGGCGCGGTGCTGCAGGGCTATCTGCGCAATCCGCTGGCGGACCCTGCGGTCGTCGGCGTCTCGTCGAGCGCGGCGCTGGGCGCCGTCGCGGCGATCGTCTTGCTGTCCGCCAGCGCGCCGCTGGTCATCTTCGCCTGCGCGATGCTCGCCGCGTGCGGATCGATGCTGCTGCTGGCAGGCCTCGCGTGGCGCGCCGACAGCGCAGTCGCCTTCATCCTCGCCGGCACCGTCCTCGCCAGCCTGAGCGGCGCGCTCACTGCCTTCCTGATCTCGATCGCCCCCAATCCCTTCGCCACCGCCGAGATCATCGACTGGATCATGGGTTCGCTGACCGATCGCAGCTTCGCCGAGGTCGAGCTTGCACTGCCCTTCATCGCGATCGGCTGCGCGCTGCTCCTCTGCACCGGCCGCGCGCTCGACGCGCTGACGCTGGGCGAGGATGCCGCCCGCTCGCTCGGAGTCCGGCTGGCGCGCACCCAGCTGCTGATCGTGCTCGGCACCGGCCTCGCGGTCGGCGCCAGCGTTGCGGTGACCGGGGTAGTCGGGTTCGTCGGGCTGATCGTCCCGCATCTGCTGCGCCCGCTGACCGGGGCCAGGCCCTCGGCCCTCCTGCTCCCCAGCGCGCTGGGCGGCGCGGCGCTGACGCTCGCGGCGGACAGCCTCGTCCGGCTCGGCCCCGGCGCGTCGGAGATCCGGCTCGGCGTGGCGATGGCGCTGCTCGGCACGCCCTTCTTCTTCGTCCTGCTGCTGCGGATGCGGAGGTGGGCATGGAGCTGA
- a CDS encoding methyl-accepting chemotaxis protein yields the protein MQSAPLVSVEPQSTPQIRLSRSEAAPVRLTLQDSLFQAVESFNADIDLRLIPVVDEDQRPIGAIFEKDVRKLLLNPFGHALLQNPSYGHGVRQHVRACPTAEISLRASEIVAQYRASNGSEGMILTRGGQLHAILSNRRLMHIAADTERATSAARIARAERIEVASENFEAQVTALSRAMTALSEQIEHSAAATAERAADTGDRAIAVASAASQTSLNISEIADRGRDLAGSLGMIARSSAEAKAAAATASNLVAAGSERTRELLRSAQTIDSVIGLIGEIARQVNLLALNATIEAARAGEAGRGFTVVANEVKLLSSQTGTAAARIARHVDEIRIGIDEVALGHAQVERAIEAMAALAGGVESAVAAQEVATRTIARNVEEAVDASTGIRHDVEAIGGTSRAASASAGDMETLSLRLRDGAGALAGQLDFFLAELRAA from the coding sequence ATGCAAAGCGCGCCGCTCGTCTCCGTCGAACCCCAGTCCACGCCGCAAATCCGGCTCAGCAGGAGCGAGGCGGCGCCCGTCCGGCTGACGCTCCAGGATTCGCTGTTCCAGGCGGTCGAAAGCTTCAATGCCGATATCGATCTCCGCCTGATTCCGGTGGTGGACGAGGACCAGCGGCCGATCGGCGCGATTTTCGAGAAGGATGTGCGCAAGCTGCTGCTCAATCCGTTCGGCCATGCCTTGCTCCAGAATCCGAGTTACGGCCACGGCGTGCGCCAGCATGTCCGCGCCTGTCCGACCGCCGAGATTTCGTTACGCGCGAGCGAGATCGTGGCGCAGTATCGCGCGTCCAACGGATCCGAGGGGATGATCCTGACGCGGGGCGGGCAGCTTCACGCGATCTTAAGCAATCGCCGGCTGATGCACATCGCCGCCGATACCGAACGCGCGACCTCGGCCGCCCGCATCGCCCGCGCCGAACGGATCGAAGTCGCCAGCGAGAATTTCGAGGCGCAGGTGACTGCGCTTTCACGGGCGATGACGGCGCTTTCGGAGCAGATCGAGCATAGCGCCGCCGCGACTGCAGAGCGGGCCGCAGACACCGGCGATCGTGCCATCGCGGTGGCGTCCGCCGCGTCGCAGACGAGCCTGAACATCAGCGAGATCGCCGATCGTGGCCGCGATCTGGCGGGGTCGCTGGGGATGATCGCCCGGAGCAGTGCAGAGGCAAAGGCCGCTGCGGCGACAGCCTCAAATCTCGTCGCCGCCGGCAGCGAGCGCACCCGCGAGCTTCTCCGCTCGGCGCAGACGATCGATTCGGTCATCGGGCTGATCGGCGAGATCGCGCGGCAGGTGAACCTGCTCGCGCTCAACGCCACGATCGAAGCCGCGCGTGCAGGCGAAGCGGGACGCGGGTTCACCGTCGTCGCCAATGAGGTGAAGCTGCTCTCGTCGCAAACCGGCACCGCGGCGGCGCGGATCGCGCGCCACGTCGACGAGATACGAATCGGTATCGACGAAGTGGCGCTTGGCCATGCGCAGGTCGAACGCGCTATCGAGGCGATGGCCGCGCTGGCAGGTGGCGTCGAATCCGCGGTCGCCGCACAGGAGGTCGCCACCCGCACCATCGCGCGCAATGTCGAGGAGGCCGTGGATGCCAGCACCGGGATCCGCCACGATGTCGAGGCGATCGGCGGCACTTCGCGTGCGGCCTCGGCCAGTGCCGGAGACATGGAAACCTTGTCGTTGCGGCTGCG
- a CDS encoding polysaccharide deacetylase family protein — protein MRIAATRLFLFLAASMLLVRADAMAQSAGVPAKRIALTFDDAPRAPGAFLTPDERGKRLLAALRAAGVRQVAFFVNPGAVKGEADTARLSGYAAAGHVLANHSFTHPHLKSTDAAAYLADIDKAETWLKGRPGYRPWFRFPFLDEGGPDKAKRDAVRAGLKARGLQNGYVTVDGSDWNMEQLTIDAVKAGKTIDRAALRDLYVETHVESANFAHGLMQQAIGRAPAQVMLLHETDLAALYIGDLIAALRKDGWEIISPDRAYADPIHEAMPDTPWAAGTLTEALAWEKKLPAPRWYARNDTKIANALFAARVLHQEAQ, from the coding sequence ATGCGCATCGCGGCGACCCGCCTGTTCCTGTTCCTTGCGGCGTCGATGCTGCTGGTCCGCGCCGATGCGATGGCCCAGAGCGCCGGGGTGCCGGCAAAGCGCATCGCCCTCACCTTCGACGATGCTCCCCGCGCGCCCGGCGCCTTCCTCACGCCCGACGAACGCGGCAAGCGGCTGCTCGCGGCGCTCAGGGCGGCGGGCGTTCGCCAGGTCGCCTTCTTCGTCAATCCGGGCGCTGTGAAGGGCGAGGCCGATACCGCGCGGCTGTCAGGCTATGCCGCGGCCGGCCATGTCCTCGCCAATCACAGCTTCACTCACCCGCACCTGAAATCGACCGACGCCGCCGCCTATCTCGCCGACATCGACAAGGCCGAGACCTGGCTGAAGGGCCGCCCCGGCTATCGCCCCTGGTTCCGCTTCCCATTCCTCGACGAAGGCGGGCCCGACAAGGCCAAGCGCGATGCGGTGCGCGCCGGGCTCAAGGCGCGCGGGCTGCAGAACGGCTATGTCACCGTCGACGGCTCGGACTGGAACATGGAGCAGCTAACGATCGACGCGGTGAAGGCCGGCAAGACGATCGACCGGGCAGCGCTGCGCGACCTCTATGTCGAGACGCATGTGGAATCGGCCAATTTCGCGCACGGGCTGATGCAGCAGGCGATCGGCCGAGCTCCCGCGCAGGTGATGCTCCTCCACGAAACCGACCTCGCCGCACTCTATATCGGCGACCTGATCGCGGCGCTGCGCAAGGATGGCTGGGAGATCATCTCCCCCGACCGCGCCTATGCCGACCCGATCCACGAAGCGATGCCCGACACCCCCTGGGCCGCCGGCACGCTCACCGAGGCGCTGGCCTGGGAGAAGAAGCTGCCCGCGCCGCGTTGGTATGCGCGCAACGACACCAAGATCGCCAACGCGCTGTTCGCGGCGCGCGTATTGCACCAAGAGGCCCAATGA
- a CDS encoding enoyl-CoA hydratase, translating to MSYETILVEQKGAVTLVTLNRPQALNALNSQILSELLEAMRAFDTDPSQGCAVITGSEKAFAAGADIKEMQAQGFADMYGHDFFAGWDAFTRTRKPIIAAVSGYALGGGCELAMMCDFILAADSARFGQPEIKLGVSPGMGGSQRLTRAVGKSKAMEMVLTGRMMDAAEAERAGLVSRVLPAADLLDDALKTAATIAAMAPLAAKANKEMVDAAYETGLTQGVQFERRLFHALFGTADQKEGMAAFVEKRPGQWTGK from the coding sequence ATGAGCTACGAAACCATCCTCGTCGAGCAGAAGGGCGCCGTGACGCTCGTCACGCTCAACCGCCCGCAGGCGCTCAACGCGCTGAACTCGCAGATCCTGAGCGAATTGCTCGAAGCGATGCGCGCGTTCGACACCGATCCGTCGCAGGGCTGCGCGGTGATCACCGGCAGCGAGAAGGCCTTCGCCGCGGGCGCCGACATCAAGGAGATGCAGGCCCAGGGCTTCGCCGACATGTACGGGCATGATTTCTTCGCCGGCTGGGACGCGTTCACCCGCACGCGCAAGCCGATCATCGCCGCGGTCTCGGGCTATGCGTTGGGCGGCGGCTGCGAGCTGGCGATGATGTGCGACTTCATCCTGGCGGCGGACAGCGCCAGGTTCGGCCAGCCCGAGATCAAGCTGGGCGTCTCGCCCGGCATGGGCGGATCGCAGCGGCTTACGCGTGCCGTCGGCAAGTCCAAGGCGATGGAGATGGTGCTCACCGGCCGGATGATGGACGCGGCCGAGGCCGAGCGCGCCGGGCTGGTCAGTCGCGTGCTGCCCGCCGCCGACCTGCTTGACGACGCGCTCAAGACCGCGGCCACGATCGCCGCGATGGCGCCGCTGGCGGCCAAGGCGAACAAGGAAATGGTCGACGCCGCGTACGAGACGGGGCTGACACAGGGCGTCCAGTTCGAGCGCCGGCTGTTCCACGCGCTCTTCGGCACCGCCGACCAGAAGGAAGGCATGGCCGCCTTCGTCGAGAAGCGCCCGGGCCAGTGGACGGGCAAATGA
- a CDS encoding right-handed parallel beta-helix repeat-containing protein: protein MRTLILLLALAAPAAAQQQRAPFVIAETGQGFATIDEAVTAVRDDTATILIAPGTYRQCTVQAGGKITFKAVQPGTAIFESETCEDKAAFVLRGRGSTVDGIVFRGYSVNDGNGAGIRIEMGDLTVTNTMFLDSQEGILGGGHPSTRNITIDRSTFSGLGQCETENCSHSIYLGFNGRVTITRSRFDRGTGGHYVKLRVPDVQIADNSFDDSGGKGTNYMIDLSEGASGLITRNVFVQGRNKENNSGLIVVAPEGKTYSSAGLRVEGNSATMAPGATGNPAFVADLSGQQFAVSNNQLGPGMRMFERRR, encoded by the coding sequence ATGCGCACGCTCATCCTGCTCCTCGCCCTCGCCGCCCCTGCTGCCGCCCAGCAGCAGCGCGCGCCCTTCGTCATCGCCGAAACCGGCCAGGGCTTCGCCACGATCGACGAGGCGGTGACTGCCGTGCGCGACGATACCGCGACGATCCTGATCGCGCCGGGCACCTATCGCCAATGCACCGTCCAGGCCGGCGGCAAGATCACCTTCAAGGCGGTCCAGCCCGGCACCGCGATCTTCGAATCGGAGACCTGCGAGGACAAGGCCGCCTTCGTCCTGCGCGGGCGCGGCTCGACGGTCGATGGCATCGTCTTCCGCGGCTATAGCGTCAATGACGGCAACGGCGCCGGCATCCGCATCGAGATGGGCGACCTGACCGTCACCAATACGATGTTCCTCGACAGCCAGGAAGGCATTCTCGGCGGCGGTCATCCCAGCACGCGCAACATCACGATCGATCGCTCGACCTTCTCGGGCCTCGGCCAGTGCGAGACCGAGAATTGCAGCCATTCCATCTATCTCGGCTTCAACGGCCGAGTGACGATCACCCGCTCGCGCTTCGACCGCGGCACCGGCGGCCATTATGTCAAACTGCGCGTGCCCGACGTCCAGATCGCCGACAACAGCTTCGACGACAGCGGCGGCAAGGGCACCAATTACATGATCGACCTCTCCGAAGGCGCGAGCGGGCTGATCACCCGCAACGTCTTCGTCCAGGGCCGCAACAAGGAGAACAATTCAGGCCTGATCGTGGTGGCGCCCGAGGGGAAGACCTATTCGTCCGCGGGCCTGCGCGTCGAGGGCAACAGCGCGACGATGGCGCCGGGCGCGACGGGCAACCCGGCGTTCGTCGCGGACCTGAGCGGCCAGCAGTTCGCGGTTTCCAATAACCAGCTCGGGCCCGGCATGCGGATGTTCGAGCGGCGGCGGTAA
- a CDS encoding enoyl-CoA hydratase/isomerase family protein, with translation MTDVLTLTEGQIGRIRLNRPKALHALNSAMCAEMLEALGNWRDDPAVEAVLIDHAEGRGFCAGGDIRMIADSGAADGAAARDFFRVEYQLNHRLFTYAKPVVAFMDGITMGGGVGIAMPARFRVATENTRFAMPETGIGLFPDVGGGWYLSRLPGKMGAFVALTGARLNGGECLALGLATHFLPAERLEEAKSRIAADPRTIAEILDSLAAPAPEAAILSHSTDIDRLFAGERFEEILAALEEDGGEWAQQQRTTLRTKSPQACKVSLHLLQQARHMPTFEDEMRQEYAVATRVVQRPDFAEGVRAVIIDKDNAPRWQPATPEGVSDHVIDQIFAPLPEAEAWAPA, from the coding sequence ATGACCGACGTCCTGACCCTCACCGAAGGCCAGATCGGCCGCATCCGCCTGAACCGCCCCAAGGCGCTCCACGCGCTCAACAGCGCGATGTGCGCCGAGATGCTCGAAGCCCTCGGCAACTGGCGCGACGACCCCGCGGTCGAGGCCGTGCTGATCGACCATGCCGAGGGCCGCGGTTTCTGCGCCGGGGGCGACATCCGCATGATCGCCGACAGCGGCGCGGCGGACGGGGCTGCGGCGCGCGATTTCTTCCGGGTGGAATATCAGCTCAACCACCGGCTGTTCACTTACGCCAAGCCGGTCGTCGCCTTCATGGACGGGATCACGATGGGCGGCGGCGTCGGCATCGCGATGCCCGCCCGGTTCCGCGTCGCGACCGAAAACACCCGCTTTGCGATGCCCGAGACCGGGATCGGGCTGTTCCCCGACGTCGGCGGCGGCTGGTATCTCTCGCGGCTGCCGGGCAAGATGGGCGCGTTTGTCGCGCTGACCGGCGCCCGGCTGAACGGCGGCGAATGCCTGGCGCTCGGGCTGGCCACGCATTTTCTGCCTGCCGAGCGGCTGGAGGAGGCCAAGAGCCGAATCGCTGCCGATCCGCGGACGATTGCCGAAATCCTCGATTCGCTTGCTGCCCCTGCGCCCGAAGCCGCGATCCTGTCCCACAGCACCGACATCGATCGGCTGTTCGCCGGCGAGAGGTTCGAAGAGATCCTTGCCGCACTCGAGGAAGACGGCGGCGAATGGGCGCAGCAGCAGCGCACCACGCTGCGCACCAAATCGCCGCAGGCGTGCAAGGTCTCGCTCCACCTGCTCCAGCAGGCGCGGCACATGCCGACCTTCGAGGACGAGATGCGCCAGGAATATGCCGTCGCGACCCGCGTCGTGCAGCGCCCAGACTTCGCCGAGGGCGTCCGCGCCGTCATCATCGACAAGGACAATGCCCCCCGCTGGCAGCCCGCCACCCCCGAGGGCGTCAGCGACCATGTCATCGACCAGATTTTCGCCCCCCTGCCCGAGGCAGAGGCCTGGGCACCGGCCTGA
- a CDS encoding ABC transporter ATP-binding protein: protein MELTVRDLSVSLGNRRVLEGVDASFQPGRVTAILGANGSGKSTLVRTLAGLLDADAGHVRLGTRHMGRIEPRERARLIGYLPQDPVVHWNLAVRELVALGRLPHRSPFAGRSNEDAEAIGAAMAATDTFPLADRGTDQLSGGERARVLLARVLAGAPQWLLADEPLASLDPVHQLALLDQLRALAASGMGVVIVLHDLIQAARAADDVLLLKGGKVVAFGTAAEALSHQPLREAFGVEVMVIPDEQGRLLPVPIGRSKG from the coding sequence ATGGAGCTGACCGTCCGCGACCTCAGCGTGAGCCTGGGCAACCGCCGCGTGCTCGAGGGAGTCGACGCCAGCTTCCAGCCGGGCCGCGTCACCGCGATCCTCGGCGCCAACGGATCGGGCAAATCGACGCTTGTCCGCACGCTCGCGGGGCTGCTCGACGCCGATGCCGGCCATGTGAGGCTAGGCACGCGGCACATGGGCCGGATCGAGCCGCGCGAGCGGGCACGGCTGATCGGCTACCTGCCGCAGGACCCGGTGGTGCATTGGAACCTGGCGGTGCGCGAACTGGTCGCGCTCGGCCGCCTCCCCCACCGCTCGCCCTTTGCTGGCAGGTCGAACGAAGACGCCGAGGCGATCGGGGCGGCGATGGCCGCCACCGACACCTTCCCCCTCGCCGATCGCGGCACCGACCAGCTTTCGGGCGGCGAGCGCGCGCGCGTCCTGCTGGCGCGGGTACTGGCCGGCGCGCCGCAGTGGCTGCTCGCCGACGAGCCGCTGGCAAGCCTCGATCCGGTCCACCAGCTGGCCCTGCTCGATCAGCTCCGCGCGCTCGCCGCGTCGGGGATGGGGGTGGTGATCGTCCTCCACGATCTGATCCAGGCCGCGCGCGCCGCCGACGATGTGCTGCTGCTGAAAGGCGGCAAGGTCGTGGCGTTCGGAACCGCCGCCGAGGCCTTGTCGCACCAGCCGCTCCGCGAGGCGTTCGGCGTCGAGGTGATGGTCATCCCCGACGAGCAAGGTCGTCTCCTCCCGGTACCGATCGGTCGCTCGAAGGGCTGA